AGGCCACCAAAGGCGACAGAAACACATCAGTGGCCCTCAGTGTGCATCAGGTGACATGATGCAGGTACCTGTCCGCCTCCAGACTCTGAGAAGGTTCCGGCTcattcaacatcatcatcatcatcatcatctcagtGTCAGATGAGCTCTGATGTGCACATGGAGCTGCTCTCTCATCAGTCTGAGTGTGGATGTCGTCTGCACTCCTGCAAAGATGACAGATCAATTTGCATTCTCTTTTACATTATATTGTCATTGCTTAcataatattgcattttgcataaTAGATGATGTCTAATTAATTAGCAGTGATGTCAAAGGAaagcattaatattttattgcttAAATTGGTTTACgttaaaaaacaaaattactatatttattaaaaacctaTGCTGAAAAGTGACTTTTATAGTGGTCAGTCTGTGGCATGATGACAGACATTTTAAAGCAAAATTAAGAAAAAGCAAGCAATCAAATAATTAAGTTGTTAAATGCATAGCAGGTttattatagtaaactaaaatTGTTGCCATAAAACTAGTTAATTTAGTTAATTGGAATCAAATAAATCTtaactataataaaatatttgtacaaaattaaacacattagaaaaatttctaattttcataatttagtaaaaaaaaaaaaagtataaacactaaatacaaaaaaatatattgaaactttaaaaaaacaaaaagaaaacaaaatataaaaataaacacaatcaaaatataaataaaaactgagaTATAATGGTATCTCAGTTATAAAAAGTTACATTGTCGCAAAAATTCTCCGGCAATgcaaatttttataataattttttaggaTCGTTAAATGATTAAACAGGAGCATTCTGCCATCATGTGCCTGTCCTGAATTAATCCAGATTTATTTGTGCTGGTCACAGTGAGGTCAAATATTAAATGCTCACTCATCAGTCTGTTGTTTAGGCGTCACAGTGACTGACAGAATGACAAACTGCTGTGCACATGAACCAAACTCACATTTTTCCTGTTGACAGGTGAGATTCTTCTACAGGTAAGATGCCACTGGATTCTCTGTTGTTCTGTGTCgacctgaaaatgaaaaatgaaagttcAATGTGATGCAGGTATTGAACTGTAAAATGTCTGAAGCATTTTCTTCTTTTCCCTGCAGCGGTCAAAGTGAGATATTCAATTTAGCAAAACAGCTTGTTTAGGGGACAGGCAAAACAattgaccttaaaataaaatgcacttgTAATATGGTGAGGAATAAGAGATGCTTTATTGTAAAAATTCTGCTCATTACTGCAATGGAAATCTCTTTAGTGTTGTCAAATAAGAAAACCTTTCCAGTTAATACACTGTTACAGTATCTGGACATGTAAGTCACACTCAAAATGTTATCACACTAGTTATAATATACTATACTGAGTAGTGTTTATTTAAAAGGAAGTTGGTATAAGCACAACTTTCCAAGCTTAAACTTGAAAGTAGAGCTGAGAACTAAAAATTAGTAGTTCAGAGAAAAATATTTAAGcgtttgtgaccctggaccacaaacaaGGGGTCAATTTGAGATTtgaaatctgaaagctgaataaatatgctttccataGATGTATGGTATTGTAAATGCTGATTGCAATGGAAAGGGATAGCTTTAGgttgtgcaaaataaaataaaatcatctaataaatatacaattgtgATAattgcactaatatatatatatatatatatatatatatatatatatatatatatatatatatatatgttatggaTTTTCATAGTTTAACATTAAACAGCTGGGCCTGGGATAATACAGACTATtgcaaaacatgaaaataatttaaaaagttgcaaaaataaatgaaatttataattagcatgttcaatttttttttataggacaAAAGCAACTGTACTTGACAAAACACCCATATTCAGTCACTCACATAATGAATCTGGACACGTCATAAAGACACTCAACTCAAAACTACTATTGTCTGTGCTCTGACATTACAACAGCCAATGTGAACAGCTGGTTTATTTCAATATTAAAGACTCTCGAGAACATGATAAATGTcctgtctcttcatttcccccaCAATCTCACTAAACAGACACCTGATTGCTTTTGTAATTAAATTCACATCTGCGAGAGGAAAGCAGCATATGTGTATTGATGTTAAAGCAGCAGCTCTGGATTTACATGAGTGAACGGCCTCTTATCTGTTCCAGCATTCGAGTGAAACATGAATAGACCTTTAGTAATTAATGAACTTCTCAGCAAAACAGAAACTAACAAACATGATTCCCATGAGGCTGAGCGATGACAGGAAGTAGTCAAATTACCAAGACATAAAAATATGAAGTAAAATACGGTTTATACTTACACTTTGTAAACAAGAATTATAGGCCGATGAAAATCTGGAGATCTCAAAAAGATCTTGAACATTTCCACTAGGAAAACTCACGTCTCTAAATGCTCTTCCTCCAGGATGGTCTGCACGGGCAGGTAGCCGAGCCGAGGGTGTTTGGTGAAGTACTTCTTTGAGCGGAACTTGTTTTTCAGCACCTTGGTGAAGTCACGCACATCTTCTCCTGAGGTGGTCTGTAACAGAGAGGCTGTAGGGAAATGTTCTGTTGTGCATGAAGAATTACAGTGGCAGGAGGTGAAGTGTTTAGGCTTGaaaaaaatctgaagaaaaaaaatcctaacaaaataaaatattcatgcaCCTGGACACACCCCCACGATAAAGTAgatatgtaatattattatattattatattcaaattaaatatatatatatatatatatatatatagttattaattgtaattataatatttattaataataataaaaaatactttataaaacaatatctaaaaaatgtataaaaatgaatgaataaaagatTTCCCACATTATTTAGGGTGCACTATTCACTTCCTAATTTGTGAAGCATTCGCCACTATGaaaacacaaccaaacacaagCGTCTTCCAGATGCTCACAGGTGTGCAGTACTCCACCATTGGATAGCTGAGATGATAGTCCTTGGAAATCCTTCCCGAGAAGAAACATGTCTGACACACGTTGTAGTTGAAGTGTTTCAGACTTCGATACCTACAGGATTAACAGATGTTTAACACTCCAACAGCTGTGCACTTTGCCACCCTGACACTAAAaagaatcaacactgaactaatATGAGTTGATCAATAATTCTATTGTCTTCTGAAGAGCTGCTTATACCTTCTTTTGAATTGGTTTCATAATTTAGGAATTATGGCAACATTGATTTTTCTATTTTCCTGTTGTTTACTGTGAAGCTTCtctgaaacaatctgtattgtatgaaGTGCAATATcattaaatgtgacttgacttttaTGACACTGTCCACACAAATAAGATACACATTGATGAACcattacttaattttttaaaacaaatgcataaatatcatGTTCTCAGAACTGTTAGATAAGATATGCATGACATCTCAGTTTAAGGGAAAAATTGCATGgttgttgttgtaatttattgatttatttattttaatagtatattTTGTTATAGAATGGTATATTTCAACACAGTTTATATATCTAATtatgtttattgtaaaaaaataaaaaaataaatcacaaatttcagggttttaaaattatgtttagaCACATTCCactgtgtataataataataaaagtaaaaatgtttttattattgttttcattaataatgtatataataataataataataataaagacttttacttttattattattattattatacatattattatacataattttaaaaccgtgtaatttgtgatttaataatttttttaacaatgaacattatgattaaatatataaacagtgCTGACATAAAACTCTAACACAAAATATaccattaaaaatgaaataataaataacaataataacgttaataataataataataataataataaaagtgattactgttatttattatttcatttattttaatagtatataTTGTTATAGAATTTTATGTCAAcactgtttatatatttaattataatgttcattgttaaaaaaaatttaatcacaaATTTCACggttttaaaattatgtttagacgcattatatattattatatgttatattatatattttactgtataatttaataataataataatagctattaATAGCTAAAACGCTATTTTGAGGTAGACAAATACCACTGTCTGAAGATTGCGCACCCTCTTTTGCTGAAGAAAATGAAATTTTAAGAGCTACTTCACTTTATTTACCTGAAGCCCACCATGGGACACTCCTTACAGATGTTGCATTTGGCCTGATGTTTGGCGGTTTCTGCAGAGGCGACTCTATGAAGGACGGGCAACCAGACCATTGACTGCGGCTCCAAATGCATCCAGTCCACAAACTGCTGTACCTCAATGACATCATCACGGCCCACCTGAACCCCAGACGACagacaaaccattcattcataaCCACAATGCACTGCACGACAAACTGTAATGGAGCCGTCTGAGTCTAAAAGCACTCAGATGGTCTATTTATCATTTTACAAGCGTATTCAACTACACTCCAAAAACTATAATATCCCATCACAACCTTATTAGCCCGAGGGCAAGGGATCCATTAGCAACTTTGAATTGAAGCAAATGGGCCCAATTGTGATTATTTGTGTCTCCCCGTGACATTAAAACTGCTACAACTGTTATGCATCAATTACAGCGGGCCAGTTAAGGCAGGACTATCAAGAGTCTTTCATTACATgcaacattaaataaaaagagTTACACTGTGACCCAAGTAGAACAGTGAAGTATTGGAGGCTCCATCCAGGACGGCTTTCAGGAGAGCTGAAGGGATTCATAAATACTCCATTATACCAGCGGATGTGGTTCACATCATAAAGCACTCCATCATGTGATATTATGGGAACGCGTGCACACAAATCAAGTGGATCTCATTTAAATATCTCTCGGTAGCTTGTGCGTCAGCTTTCGAATCGAGCGCTAAGCGTCTGAACGTGGCAATGTAAATCCCCTGACAGGCCTGCCATTCTTATAACTGAgctcatcatttatttatatgtcaAAACTCAGTCAAGTGTAATGATGAGCCCCTATCCCCAAATAAACAAATCTGAGCATGCGTTCAGCAGCGTCCTTTAGGAATACATAATGTCTCACACACCTGAATTATGTATCATAAAATCCTGTTCATTAAATTGCATGTAAGAATTTTTGTTAAacgttgtctttttttttacacttcatCAGTAAATAAAGTAGTTTGTTCTGGTCATATAATAAGGTCCAAtggaatatatattatatgtaatatataatatataatatatatatatatatatattgtgccgATGTTTCTTGGCCTTGTAAGAATCTGATTTTTAAGTGCATGCTtttgaaaatgtttgattttaaaatgttgatatttAAAATTCTCAGCAAGCTTGTCAAATaaatctattataacattttgctaattgaaataaagatataatcaaattaaatgcaaatattagACAACAAAAATAAGTTTATGAAATAAGTTTaggttgaagcactaaaataactaacgggaaataaataaaaactaaaacagaactgaatataaaactaaaatggaaattaaagtAACTGAAGCCTATATAGTAATGTTTGAAAACTCcactttaaaaatgacaaaagcacataacaaattcATTAAAACTGATAACTGAAAAtataaagctaattaaaaaaGAACCCATAATagtctataaaaatataaaaataacattggtTCTCATAAGACAAATCTGACTAATTCTTCTCCATTAGACCACAGTttgatttttaataatttgtcaatttaaagaaataagtttaagttaaaGCTACAAGTAATTAAAATTAATCAGaactaaaaataaagtaaattaaacCTCAATAGAAAAAAATACTGCCACAGGACATGCAATGACTTAATATGACAACtgatcatataaaaataaaagctaattcaaattcaaaatctaaataaaactaaatctaaataaatagaaaaatctgACTCTTCAGTCTCCGTTTGACCTCGATTTAATCTCAGTGCCAAGCAACTTGCTGAAATATATTCAAGTTGGATCACTTAAATGACTagctataattaaataaaacaaaccaaaactagaattaacaaaacaaaagaacaaaaaaattaaaaaaaaaaatgctaaaattaaaAGGATAGCTGaaaaaaagcttattcaaaatatgaataaaactataaataatgctgaaataatacTAGTTGTCAGGATACTCACAGGTCTTAATTTGACCTGGTCCAAAGATATGAAGAGAGAGATCTCATTATCTAGTGTTTTAGCCTACAGTGGTGTTAACTCACATATTGAAAGCAGCTCCGGACACTGGGCTCCATGTTACCCCCTCCGAACGCTGCGGCCTCCCCGAGATGGTGTGGGATCTGGATGCTGTTGTGTAGCAGTAACGCCAGCTGTCTCTGGTTACAGACGCCTGCAGCGCCGGCCACCTCAGCGAACAGATCTGTTGAGGACAGCAGCAGCGAAACACAAAGAACATCACAGGATATGATTTTAGACTTAAGATCTGATTCATACATGTCCTTGTAGGAGCCCCAGCAAGGACAGTGTTGCATTCAATTCCCAGTAGGTCTGAGTCACTGAGATCAAAGTTTGCAGTGAAACTGTGCACAGACATTAAAGAGAAGGAAAGAAGCCAAGGTTTCCCAacataatttaattcatttctaAATTGAGGGCAGGATAGACTATTTTATGCCACATTTATTCAGTATCAAAGCACTTGCATTTGTACTTATCCTTTAGAGGTCCTTTTGAAAGAGAAAACAAGCCGATCTTCATGGACAACGCTTGAACTTTTCCACTTCTgtcactaataaaaaaataaataaaaaagtgagaAAGTGATGTGTGGCCAAGTATCAATTCAATCTGAACAGGCGTTTTTGATATTAAAATACTTTTCTATGCCATTTATTTTGCCGTttgctttaaaaacatttgttGCAAACAAAACTGGGATGTTAGTTGCAGCGATAAACACACTGAATTCTGGCTCAACCTTCTGGCTACACTTATGCAATGATTAAATTGCTTATTTTATATTATCTTGAGGAATAACACTGTATGTCTTTACTAATCAGTTTTGTGTCAGCTTGTCCTCTTGGCAATAATAGAAATATTGCTTTAGGCCTGCAAAAGAAATTAACAAAAAGCATTACATCAAATATGTATGAGAACAACTATTAGAGAGGAGACTGAATGGAATAGTTTAGAGGTCATGAGACATACATTTAGTGGCACTAAAAAGCATTGGAAAAtttattcagatttaaaactGTATATATCATCAtcgcattatataaaatattagatataaaaaatataaaaaacttttattggatataaaaaatataaagatataagTTTTGTTTGCCCTATGGACAAAACTGTGACAAAAAGTGtcgtttttttaaaaagtatatcttttgttttatcattttaaagcaattttttgtgtgtgattatgctgggaaataaatgccactttctttctttcaattttatttgataaatgacaaatatttagTTATTGGATGCATTAATACAGTTTTAAGTGTTACCTAgtaggaatagtttacccaatcaattaaaatttgttgaaaatgtatttacccTCGGCCCACccgagatgtaaatgagtttgtttcttcatttggagaaatttagcattacatcactcgcTCACCAATTTCCCCCTTTGAAgtaaatgggtgctgtcagaatgggagtccatttgtttattacatttgttttttaatttgtttattaaacatgCATCTTTTTCTCACAAGACTGGACCAGagaggtgtggattacttgtggattgttgtgatgtttttatcagatgtttgaactctcattctgacggcacccattcactgcagtgcatcCACTGGTGAGTAATGTTAAATTACTCAAAATTTGTtccgaaaaataaaaaaatcatcaacatctaggatggtctgagggtgagaatttaaaaaaaaaaaaaaaattcattttaggTGACCTATTCCTTTAAGTGTCTAAATATGTTTAAGGGCCACTGTATTAAAGATTAAACCCATACAGACCTGTCATAGACTTTAAGCAACCAGTTGAGACACAGATCCACACACAGAGGCACATTAACCAGATCCGGATGCATCTGCTGAAGTTCACGGTAGATTGTGCAGAGACAGTTTATGATGCCTGGAATCTCCAGTAGCTGTCCATTATGCACGAGTTTGTGTTGATCAAACACACTCTGGGCGATGCTGAGCTCCAAAAGGTCCactgaaacagacagacagattttcATCTGCACTCATTTCTGCCTCCACAATGAATTCCATTCAGCGTGTTTTAATGAAAGTCACCGGAGCGTAACTCATCCGTTGCTGTGTAATGAAAATGCCTTAATGGAAAGGcagcaaaaaattatatttcttatCAGCATTCATCAGATTTGCAACCAATTATACATTTCAACAACTACTCTTTCTCAACATTACCCACATCCGAAGATATGAAGCAAAAATCAGCTGCTGTTACCAAAAACACCATCCGGCTAACCTGACTGAAGGCTATTTCTGCACAGCTTGAACTGTACTAATGCTGTCAGCGGGTGGCTTTCTGGCTCTAATGCTCTCAAAACTCCAGCTGCAGATCAAAGACTCCTAGTTAGACAACCAGAAACGTCCTGACAAAATTAGCAGATAGAGCTCAAGATTGCTTGAGTTAAAATTGCCTTTGTCTTCTGCAATAATCTGTTTACTTCCAAAAGTCATTTCAAGTGAGAAGTGATGAAGGGTTTTTCCACATTGACAGTAATTAGCAATGCACTGATAAATGTCCACACAAATATGATATTTAGTACAAAATCCCCAACAGAAGAACCATTGAACTGTTTTTATCAGGAAAGTAAAAGTTATCACTCACAGCAGAGGGCTTTCTGTAGCCGGCGGCTCTTCATCGCTGTGCGGTAAGCAGAGAAACGCACATGGCTCAGATCAGCTGCATATCGAGGGTAAAACATGAAGGCTGGATGTAAATATTACTAGTAAGAAAAGTTCAAATAATGAGGAAAATTTAAGAAAGCATGCAtattgcacattttgtatgtttagtgaaatacacagagagaaagacagaacacTTGACAATGATTGACTGGAACAAGAACAAACCCATTGACTGAAATAGCTGTGTCATCTCTGGATGATCCCACGAGGTGGTCTGCTCCTCATGACTGAaagataattaatattaattaaacatcAGTTCACCTTAATGGAAAATGTATTTTGGTGTCTGTTAAGTGCATGAAAGATTTGGAGACACACTTATTTGAaggagattttttttatatataagaaatcaGTCCTTTTATTCTGTGAGGATGCATTTGATTGAtctaaagtgacattaaagacatttaaaatgctgaaaaaaaattcaaacaaatgctgggTGGTACAACTGGTCTCATcatttgtaataacaataatcagcatactagaatgatttctgaaggaaattattgttatacattttagTAAGGGTGACTGCAAATAGATGAAAATTTGTTGGATGACTTCATTCTGATGCAAAACTGAGCACATGGGAAATCACACGAAGTGCATGATGTGTCATAGCAGAGATGAGAGCGTATGAAACAAAACTCACTTGATATAATAAGGGACGCCGTTATGAAAAACAGCTCTTTGCCAAGGGAACTGAACGGAAACTGGTTGGGAGACAGAAGGTTTCAAAgataaagtcatgacatttgaaTAACTTTCAcccaacaaagtttttttttgtatagtggaacaaataaaaaatatttgtgacAAATCAGAGTTTCCCCACTTTTTGACCAGTGATTTTTCAGAACTTTTTCAGCTGActgaatacatattttttaatggGAAATTGCTCTCCAAAAGAGCCATTTCTATCCAATTAAATAATTCAAAGTTGAGTATAACTAAACAAatgtacattaccattcaaaggcttgggattttgtattgttttttaagtaaatttcttatgttcatttatttgatcaaaaataaagtagaaATGATTGCATttggaaatattattagaaattaaagtatgttttaaaatgtaatttattcctgtaatcaaagctgtattttcagcatcattactccagttttcagagtcacgtgatccttcagaaatcattctgatatgctgatttgctgctcaagaaacatttctgagtaTTATCAAAGCTGACAATTGTTgtactgcttaacatttttgtgtaaaacacgataattatttttcttctatgaatagaaaagaacagc
The sequence above is drawn from the Carassius carassius chromosome 31, fCarCar2.1, whole genome shotgun sequence genome and encodes:
- the LOC132111315 gene encoding utrophin-like, with protein sequence MRILNKPSSLKIMAMVRSSLQKVMLFLQHIQRMAVTSPRYQKLCKDIQTDVDTQTDLPKRALGGQIPNTMAQELDKFGDLDHLQIASRRECFEASVEKWTGLIAILEELWFWVKLKDEELTRQRPVGEDVHTLLQKQGYCTALHSELTGRRQDMNQTCLPLAVHPTTMEVQSNIEMASALTVQEEKIHQLAQVVQDQAFEVQQHWERFSAQATSWQHEVDWALGKLQDLQQAMNQLDLGLAEMENESWHSEEHSMANCVLENVENIGIVGNQHQQLQCSQTDKRDFSHDFLSVSVQFPWQRAVFHNGVPYYINHEEQTTSWDHPEMTQLFQSMADLSHVRFSAYRTAMKSRRLQKALCLDLLELSIAQSVFDQHKLVHNGQLLEIPGIINCLCTIYRELQQMHPDLVNVPLCVDLCLNWLLKVYDSDRSGKVQALSMKIGLFSLSKGPLKDKYKYLFAEVAGAAGVCNQRQLALLLHNSIQIPHHLGEAAAFGGGNMEPSVRSCFQYVGRDDVIEVQQFVDWMHLEPQSMVWLPVLHRVASAETAKHQAKCNICKECPMVGFRYRSLKHFNYNVCQTCFFSGRISKDYHLSYPMVEYCTPTTSGEDVRDFTKVLKNKFRSKKYFTKHPRLGYLPVQTILEEEHLET